The following coding sequences lie in one Rutidosis leptorrhynchoides isolate AG116_Rl617_1_P2 chromosome 4, CSIRO_AGI_Rlap_v1, whole genome shotgun sequence genomic window:
- the LOC139843454 gene encoding uncharacterized protein isoform X2, which yields MSVSTSMELCPHGTQIMETKFVLCMNDCNYNKQYTHTLDQTPKKNKGLSKNYRTRSYDMRFCAIQENLVVPKLELAAIVVRDHISKNETEIGGWGLKFLKKDIQCESCKQRGSMSVIVPAGFHGGPRTRNVGGPSSLVERWRNGGSCDCGGWDLGCPLTVLHAGSNNQDGIVGQSFSFDLFAQGSKQILPVLTMVKVRDGLYDLRFKSTLSPMQSLSIAVAAIHSRSPILRPIL from the exons ATGAGTGTTTCTACCTCTATGGAACTCTGTCCACATGGTACACAGATTATGGAAACAAAGTttgttttgtgtatgaatgactgtAACTATAATAAACAATATACACATACTTTAGATCAAACGCCAAAGAAAAATAAAGGGTTGTCAAAAAATTACAGAACTCGTTCTTATGATATGAGGTTTTGTGCTATACAAGAAAATTTGGTAGTGCCAAAACTTGAGTTAGCTGCCATTGTTGTTAGAGATCATATTAGTAAAAATGAGACAGAAATTGGTGGGTGGGGATTGAAGTTTCTTAAAAAAGATATACAATGTGAATCTTGCAAACAAAGAGGTAGTATGAGTGTTATTGTTCCTGCTGGGTTTCATGGTGGGCCCAGAACAAGAAATGTTGGTGGGCCGTCTAGCCTTGTTGAGAGGTGGAGAAATGGTGGCTCGTGCGATTGTGGTGGCTGGGACCTTGGTTGTCCACTCACTGTGCTTCATGCTGGTTCGAACAACCAAGATGGCATTGTTGGGCAAAGCTTTTCGTTTGATCTTTTTGCACAG GGTAGTAAGCAAATTTTGCCAGTTTTAACAATGGTGAAAGTTCGTGATGGTTTGTACGATCTTCGTTTCAAATCAACTCTATCACCGATGCAATCTCTTTCAATTGCTGTGGCAGCAATCCACAGTCGTAGTCCGATTTTGAGACCCATATTGTAA
- the LOC139843454 gene encoding uncharacterized protein isoform X1 has product MEYYQGMLHCSWKDGCPRYIFSSDDNRKFFIMTDFIKVESINDNVVDYVYTFHYNDSNLLGRMSVSTSMELCPHGTQIMETKFVLCMNDCNYNKQYTHTLDQTPKKNKGLSKNYRTRSYDMRFCAIQENLVVPKLELAAIVVRDHISKNETEIGGWGLKFLKKDIQCESCKQRGSMSVIVPAGFHGGPRTRNVGGPSSLVERWRNGGSCDCGGWDLGCPLTVLHAGSNNQDGIVGQSFSFDLFAQGSKQILPVLTMVKVRDGLYDLRFKSTLSPMQSLSIAVAAIHSRSPILRPIL; this is encoded by the exons ATGGAATACTATCAAGGGATGCTCCATTGTTCGTGGAAAGACGGATGTCCACGTTATATTTTTTCTTCTGACGACAACAGAAAATTCTTTATAATGACAGATTTTATAAAAGTTGAGTCGATTAATGATAACGTTGTGGATTATGTTTACACGTTCCATTATAACGACTCGAATCTTCTTGGTAGAATGAGTGTTTCTACCTCTATGGAACTCTGTCCACATGGTACACAGATTATGGAAACAAAGTttgttttgtgtatgaatgactgtAACTATAATAAACAATATACACATACTTTAGATCAAACGCCAAAGAAAAATAAAGGGTTGTCAAAAAATTACAGAACTCGTTCTTATGATATGAGGTTTTGTGCTATACAAGAAAATTTGGTAGTGCCAAAACTTGAGTTAGCTGCCATTGTTGTTAGAGATCATATTAGTAAAAATGAGACAGAAATTGGTGGGTGGGGATTGAAGTTTCTTAAAAAAGATATACAATGTGAATCTTGCAAACAAAGAGGTAGTATGAGTGTTATTGTTCCTGCTGGGTTTCATGGTGGGCCCAGAACAAGAAATGTTGGTGGGCCGTCTAGCCTTGTTGAGAGGTGGAGAAATGGTGGCTCGTGCGATTGTGGTGGCTGGGACCTTGGTTGTCCACTCACTGTGCTTCATGCTGGTTCGAACAACCAAGATGGCATTGTTGGGCAAAGCTTTTCGTTTGATCTTTTTGCACAG GGTAGTAAGCAAATTTTGCCAGTTTTAACAATGGTGAAAGTTCGTGATGGTTTGTACGATCTTCGTTTCAAATCAACTCTATCACCGATGCAATCTCTTTCAATTGCTGTGGCAGCAATCCACAGTCGTAGTCCGATTTTGAGACCCATATTGTAA